One segment of Erigeron canadensis isolate Cc75 chromosome 2, C_canadensis_v1, whole genome shotgun sequence DNA contains the following:
- the LOC122588480 gene encoding amino acid transporter AVT6A-like: MTIGNVKPVKEKRSRKNKQAAVDEKTPLLPTQKGEDAGFDEFNGASFTGAVFNLSTTIVGAGIMALPATMKVLGLIPGIALIIFMAFLTNASIDLLLRFSRAGKSVSYGGAMDDAFGSIGRILLQVCVMVNNIGVLVVYMIIIGDVLAGTTSDGIHHPGVLQGWFGEHWWNGRFFVLVVTTLGVFAPLASLKRIDSLSYTSALSVALAVVFLVITAGITMYKLVSGSITMPKLLPDIVDFTSAFNLFTVVPVLVTAYICHYNVHTIDNELEDSTQIKAVVRTSLILCSSVYVMTSIFGFLLFGDGTLDDVLANFDTNLGIPYSSLLNDAVRVSYAAHLMLVFPIVFFPLRLNLDGLLFPNKGPLVSDNVRFASITVGLIGVIFLGANFIPSIWDAFQFTGATAAVCIGFIFPSAITLGDRYGIATKRDKILCVFMIILAVFSNVVAVYSDALALFKRNGSISE, from the exons ATGACAATTGGGAATGTAAAGCCTGTGAAAGAAAAGAGATCAAGAAAGAATAAGCAAGCAGCGGTGGACGAGAAAACACCATTGTTGCCAACCCAGAAAGGTGAAGACGCTGGTTTCGATGAATTCAATGGAGCTTCTTTTACCGGGGCAGTGTTTAATCTATCAACAACAATCGTTGGTGCTGGAATTATGGCGTTGCCTGCAACTATGAAAGTTTTGGGACTTATACCTGGAATTGCTTTGATTATATTCATGGCTTTCCTGACGAATGCTTCGATAGATTTGTTACTTCGGTTTAGTAGGGCGGGGAAGTCAGTTTCTTATGGAGGTGCTATGGATGATGCCTTTGGTAGTATTGGTAGAATATTGTTGCAAGTTTGTGTTATGGTTAATAACATTGGTGTGCTTGTTGTCTACATGATTATTATCG GTGATGTGCTTGCTGGAACAACTTCAGACGGAATTCATCATCCCGGTGTGTTACAAGGCTGGTTTGGCGAACACTGGTGGAACGGGCGATTTTTTGTGCTTGTTGTTACCACCCTTGGCGTATTTGCACCATTGGCGAGCCTAAAGCGTATTG ATTCTTTGAGCTATACATCCGCATTATCGGTAGCACTTGCAGTTGTCTTCCTTGTGATCACTGCAGGAATTACGATGTACAAATTGGTAAGCGGAAGTATTACAATGCCTAAATTGCTCCCTGATATCGTGGATTTCACATCAGCATTCAATCTCTTTACTGTTGTCCCTGTGCTTGTGACTGCTTACATTTGTCACTACAATG TTCATACAATTGATAATGAGCTTGAAGACAGTACTCAGATAAAAGCGGTAGTCCGAACGTCGCTTATCCTCTGCTCGTCTGTATATGTTATGACAagtatttttgggtttttgttaTTCGGTGATGGGACACTTGATGATGTGCTTGCAAACTTTGACACAAATCTTGGAATTCCATATAGTTCATTGCTTAATGATGCTGTTCGTGTTAGTTATGCAGCCCATTTGATGCTTGTGTTTCCTATTGTTTTCTTCCCATTAAGACTGAACTTGGACGGATTACTTTTTCCTAACAAAGGACCTTTAGTCTCCGATAATGTGAGGTTTGCATCGATCACGGTTGGTCTCATTGGTGTCATCTTTTTGGGTGCGAATTTCATCCCAAGCATCTGGGATGCATTCCAGTTTACTGGAGCTACTGCAGCTGTTTGTATCGGTTTCATCTTTCCATCTGCCATCACACTTGG GGATCGTTACGGTATAGCAACTAAAAGGGATAAGATATTATGTGTCTTCATGATCATTCTTGCTGTTTTCTCGAACGTGGTTGCTGTTTATAGTGATGCCTTGGCTTTGTTCAAAAGGAACGGATCAATAAGCGAATGA